The Solea senegalensis isolate Sse05_10M linkage group LG12, IFAPA_SoseM_1, whole genome shotgun sequence DNA segment GACAGTAATAAAACGCCACAATTAAACCCACCTCTAGAGGAGAGTCCGGTTCATCCAAGATGCTCTTTTCACTCTGTATCCGCTGCATCGTTCCTGTAGAACTGGGGTCCATTATCAGCACGTTCTGACTACCAGCTCTGCCGAACTTACAGTCACTCTTTCTGGAGTCAGTCGTCCTGCACACCTCGTAATTGTACACGTGTTGCAGAGTCCCTGTGCCGCCCAAAGTGTCTGAGTAACGTGGTGGATAATATGGAATCACAGGGAGATTGGAGTGATACAGGACGCGAGACTGTCTCCATCTGTAGATTTTCACTGAGATAATAACCACTAAACacgtgatgaagaggaaggaaactaCAGCCAGAGCCAACACTAAGTAAAAAGTCAGGTTGTCATTGTACTCCTTGTCCTGTGAAAAGTCAGTGAACTCTGAGAGCACTTCAGAGAAGCTGTCCGCCACCGCCACGTTAACAATGACTGTAGCTGAACGAGAGGGCTGTCCGTTGTCCTCCACTATGACAGAGAGTTTTTGGTTGACAGGATCTTTATCAGTCACTTGGCGGATAGTTCTTATTTCTCCATTCTGTAAGCCCACTTCAAACAGCGCCCTGTCTGTGACTTTCTGGAGTTTATAGGAGAGCCAGGCATTCTGTCCAGAGTCCACATCAACAGCCACCACTTTAGAGACCAGATAGCCCACATCTGCTGAACGAGGCACCATCTCACCCACCACAGAGCCACCAGTCTGGACTGGGTACAGAACCTGAGGAGGGTTGTCGTTCTGGTCCTCGATCAGGATtgtcacagtcacattactactgagtggaggagaacctCCATCCTGAGCTTTGACTACTAACTTAAGTTGTTTAATTTGTTCATAATCAAAAGAGCGCACTGCATGAATAGCTCCAGTGTCGCTGTTTATAGAGACGTAAGACGAGGTTGGATTGCCACTGCTCTGTGTTTCTTCAAGAGAGTATGAAATCCTCGCATTTTGATTCCAGTCAATGTCCCGTGCTTTAACGGAAAATATGGATAGTCCTGGGGAATTGTTTTCTGCAACGCGAGCAACGTAGCTAGTTTGTTCAAATAATGGAGCATTATCATTGACATCAGATATTCTTAAACGCAGTATCGTTGTGGTTGATAGGGGTGGCGATCCAGAATCAGCAGCCCTTACAGTTATGTTATACTCTGGTACAACTTCTCTATCAAAAGGTGCATCGGTTAACAGTGCATAGTAGTTAGTTAATGTTGATTTTATTCTAAATGGGAGGCTTCTGTCTGTTGTACAAATAACCTGACCATTTTGTTCCGAGTCTGCGTCAACCACATTTATTATTGCGACAGTGGTGCCTGGGGGAGAATCCTCCGGCACCGGGCTGGAGAATGACATCACATTTATGACAGGTGCGTTATCATTAACGTCTATAATCTCTATAAGCACCTTGCTTGAATCGGTCAGTCCTCCCTGATCCATAGCTTCGATcataatttcatattttttatccTTTTCATAATCAACTAGCCCTGTAAGAGTTACCGTTCCCGTAATTtcatctaaattaaatattttggcCAGTTTCTCTTCCATATTTGAAAATCTATATGTGACGAGACCGTTTGATCCACTGTCTGCATCACTAGCATTTAGTGTCGTGATATAGGTGCCTTTAAATGAATCTTCAGAGACAGCGGCCCTGTAGAGAGACTGATTAAAAACAGGAGGATTATCATTAGCATCAAGCACTATTATATCTATATTAACGGTACCAGATCGATGTGGCGTTCCACCGTCAGTGGCGATGAGCTTCAGTGATATTCTTGGCTCGCTTTCTCTGTCTAATGATTTCTGTAAAATCATCTCGGCATATTTTCGACCATCTGGATTCGAGTGTTGCTTTAAGCCAAATATGTCATTAGCAGATAATATGTATTTCTGTAAACCGTTAATACCCACATCTGCGTCTCCCGCACTGGCTAATAAGAAGCGCGACCCCAGTGTGGCTGACTCGCTAATTTCGAATACAATGTTGTCCTTTCTAAATGTAGGGGAATTGTCATTTATGTCCGTTATTTCCACTGTTATACGATGCAATTCCATCGGATTCTCTAAAATCACCTCGAAGCTGAAGCTGCACGGTGTCACGTCTCCACAAAGCTGCTCACGGTCTATCCTCTCGTTCACGACCAAAATGCCTTTGTCTGTTTTGAGCTCGGTGTACTGGATGCTTTGTCCGGTCACGATACGGGCGCGGCCAGAACGGAGTCTGTACACATCCAAACCAAGATCTTGGGCTACGTTACCAATAACTGACCCCCTTTTCAGCTCCTCTGGAATTGTGTACCTGATTTGACTAAACACGATGTGACTGAGAcacaacaggaaaaacagaaacgACATACCCGACCTGCAGTTCAGACGCCATTTTAAGCTTGTGGGAGAATTTTGAAACGCCATTGCACAAACAAGAAAAGGTTATAGCAATAGCCTGCTGTGTAGGGTCCACAAAGAAACAGCAATCCTTTGACACTAAAATCCTAGCTCCGCCACAAATGTTGTAGTCCAGGTAGTGAAGCGCAACTTGATTTATCTCCCATCTAAACGGAAACGTTGGGCTCTGCCTTCTTTGAGTCAAATTTGGATATTTCTTTCACTGGCCAACAGCGTCCCTTACTGTCCAAAGCTTGAATATCATCAACACAGGCAGAAGACACAAACATATTTCCGTGCACGTTGGGGGTTATTGGGGGAAAAAGCCACATAAAGCAGTGCATCAGACTAACACAAGTATGTGTTTTTACTCATATCTCCTTAAACGACAAACAACACGTATCTGTCACTTGAAAAACAGagtaacaacaaaaatgtactttGCAACCTTATATTAGACCAAAACAATTAAACGCCGTGgaaactcattcattcatccagcCATTCATTTGTCCATTGATCCAACAATGGTGTTTTAAAATCGAAAAATTATAACAATACTACACCATGCTTCAGGGTGCTGCAGTTTGGATGATTCATCCTATTGCAGGATTTCAAAATTGAGTACAATATTTGATGTCAAACAACTGGAGCTGTCCATATGCTGAGGTTCTGAAAATGACTCACAAGGGGATACACACAAATCAGTGGCGCATCTGAAAAGGCACAACATCAACACTtatactaaataataatattattatggGTGAATATCAATACATCAAATGCCTCACCTCTAGAGGAGAATCTGGTTCATCCAGGATACTGTTTTCCCTGTGTATCTTCTGCATCGTCCCTGTGGGGTCCATTATCAGCACGTTCTGACTACCAGCTCTGCCGAACTTACAGTCACTCTTTCTGGAGTCAGTTGTCCTGCACACCTCGTAATTGTACACGTGTTGGAGAGTCCCTGTTCCCCCCAAAGTGTCTGAGTAACGTGGTGGATAATATGGAATCACAGGGAGATTGGAGTGATACAGGACGCGAGACTGTCTCCATCTGTAGATTTTCACTGAGATAATAACCACTAAACacgtgatgaagaggaaggaaactaCAGCCAGAGCCAACACTAAGTAAAAAGTCAGGTTGTCATTGTACTCCTTGTCCTGTTTAAAGTCAGTGAACTCCGACAGCACTTCAGAGAAGCTGTCCGCCACCGCCACGTTAACAATGACTGTAGCTGAACGAGAGGGCTGTCCGTTGTCCTCCACTATAACAGTCAGTTTTTGATTCACCGGATCTTTATCAGTCACTTGGCGGATAGTTCTTATTTCTCCATTCTGTAAGCCCACTTCAAACAGCGCCCTGTCTGTGGCTTTCTGGAGTTTATAGGAGAGCCAGGCATTCTGTCCAGAGTCCACATCAACAGCCACCACTTTGGAGACCAGATAGCCCACATCTGCTGAACGAGGCACCATCTCACCCACCACAGAGCCACCAGTCTGGACTGGGTACAGAACCTGAGGGGGGTTGTCGTTCTGGTCCTGaatatttaatttcactgtCGTATTACTGCTTAAAGATGGAGAACCCCCATCCTGcccttttattaaaaagattATAGTTTTAATTTGCTCAAAGTCAAAAGACCGAATTGCGTGTATAATTCCACTTTCTGCGTTAACAGATATATATGTGGATATGGCGTTACCATTTAACTGAGCATCAATGAGCAAATAAGACACACGTGCATTCTGTCCTGAATCTGAGTCGTGTGCTTTCAcggaaaacacagacaaacccGGTGAGTTATTTTCCATGACATTAGCTTCATAATAACTTTTTTCAAATACAGGGGCATTATCATTGACGTCGGAAATTCGAAGTGTTATAGTTTTGTTAGTTGAGAGGGCTGGGCTTCCCTCATCCACAGCTGTGAAAGTGATGTTGTATTCAGGGTTACTCTCCCTGTCGAGACTGCCAGTTGTTACCAGGGTATAATAATTCTTTAAAGATGAATGAATTGTGAACGGGATATTTCCGTTGACTCTGCAGTCCACTTTGCCATATTTGCCTGAATCTAGATCTTTGACGTTTATAATTGCGACAGTAGTTTCACTCGGGGAATCCTCAGCTATCACGTTAGAGAACGAGGTTAGTGTTATTATAGGTACATTGTCATTCACGTCTGTCACTTCAATTATTACATTCGTTGATGTGCTTTGTCCGCCTTGATCTTTTGCCTGAACGCCGATCTCATATACTTTATGCTCTTCATAATCAATCACGCCGTTTACAGTCAAATCGCCACTATTTTCATCCAGAAGAAAAAGTTCAGCAACATTACTAGGCATGCGATTAAAGTGATATGTTACACGACCGTTCATTCCTTCATCTGCATCTGTCGCGCTTATTCGCGCCACTAATGTTCCTTTggggacattttcttttacagacGCCTTGAAAATTGACTGCGCAAAAACTGGAGCATTGTCATTTGTGTCTCGGACATTTACGGTTATTTTTAGTCTACCTGATCTCTGTGGTTCACCCCCGTCCACAGCAGTTAGTGTGAGAAGCAGCCTCTCTTCTTTCTCGCGATCTAAAGCGCCAGAAAGATACAACTGCGCGTATTTATGACCATTTGGGCTGGACAAgactttaatattaaaatgcGTTGTTGGGTGTAAGGTATAGCCATGTAAAGCGTTGATGTCATCATCTGTGTCGGTGGCACTCACTTGTAATATCTCGGTCCCTGGAAGAGCAGATTCAACCACTTCGACATGCATTTCTTTCTCGTGAAAAACCGGTGCATTATCATTAACATCCAAAACTTCAACTACAACGCTATGTAGCTGCATTGGATTCGTCATAATCAATTCAAAATTCAAGCTACAGGGCGATGTCTGTCCACAGAGCTGCTCCCTATCTATCCTTTCTCCCACGACCAGGAATCCTTTGTCTCCATCGAGACGAATGTACTCGCTGCTATCATCGCTAACGATTCTGGCACCACCTGATTTGAGTCTTTTAGCGTCGATCCCCAGATCTTCAGCCACATTTCCGACAAAAGAGCCTTTCCTCATCTCCTCGGGCACAGAGTAGCGGATCTGGCAGGCTACAGCCTCAATGAGAAAAACAAGGACGAAGGCCCGTACCTGCCTTGTGATCGTGGGTCCACAGCTGATAAAATACATATTGCCGAATCAATGTACACAAATCCACATTAAAAAGGGTCGCAATAGACTTCCTCTTGTATTCCTTGTGTTGATGCGTCTATAATCCACAGTGTGACAACGAATACATCAGCCTAAAGCTCACGGATATAAATAAGGACCTATTGCCGTGCACTCCGTCATATACTGAGAGAAGGACTGTTGGTGTAGCTGCATTTGAAAATAAGCTTCATGTGTGTTGTAAAGACCAACAGCGGCCCTCAGAGTCtgacatgaaaataacaagAGTCTTTCTGTGACGCTGTGAACAACCCAATCAGAGTTAGTATTTAGAAAGacatatttatgcatttatttttctaatttgtagtgtgtttttaaattaattttgcaTATGATGTGCCCCATAGCACATAGTCTTAATTAAAATCGTACACTAACGGCAACAaataattgaaattgaaatttatGGAGACAACAATGAttgtttttcacacaaaaatattgCAGAACGGGGTCGAGAAGGCTTAATCTTTTACATGAGCAGAGGGTtatagagaaaaataaaaagttaaatgaaaatgttgccACTATAGCGCGAGGATGTGCTGTTTTCTAAGACGAACTCCTGCCCCCTAAAATATTGGTGCTATCACAGTTTAGAAGTTATGTTAACTTCAAACTGAGCATGCGATGTAATACATTGGACAGTGGAGAAAAGTCTGACAGAGTGGAAGGGCAAAATGGAGCACAACCACAAGACGTGTAAACAGAAAAAGCAGCGTTTAAACGGCTCCTGAACTCAATTTCAATTATTATGCGGTCAACTAGATataataaacaatacatttcagAAGACGCCCACTGTACACAATTAGACAAGCTATTAAAATCTCAAAAACACTACCAAACATGTGAATGAGAACttataaatcaataacaaacctCTAGAGGAGAATCTGGTTCATCCAGGATGCTCTTTTCACTCTGCATCCTCTGCATCGTCCCTGTAGAACTGGGGTCCATTATCAGCACGTTCTGACTACCAGCTCTGCCGAACTTACAGTCACTCTTTCTGGAGTCAGTCGTCCTGCACACCTCGTAATTGTACACGTGTTGGAGAGTCCCTGTACCCCCCAACGTGTCTGAGTAACGTGGTGGATAATATGGAATCACAGGGAGATTGGAGTGATACAGGACACGAGACTGTCTCCATCTGTAGATTTTCACTGAGATAATAACCACTAAACacgtgatgaagaggaaggaaactaCAGCCAGAGCCAACACTAAGTAAAAAGTCAGGTTGTCATTGTACTCCTTGTCCTGTTTAAAGTCAGTGAACTCCGACATCACTTCAGAGAAGCTGTCCGCCACCGCCACGTTAACAATGACTGTAGCTGAACGAGAGGGCTGTCCGTTGTCCTCCACTATAACAGTCAGTTTTTGATTCACCGGATCTTTATCAGTCACTTGGCGGATAGTTCTTATTTCTCCATTCTGTAAGCCCACTTCAAACAGCGCCCTGTCTGTGGCTTTCTGGAGTTTATAGGAGAGCCAGGCATTCTGTCCAGAGTCCACATCAACAGCCACCACTTTAGAGACCAGATAGCCCACATCTGCTGAACGAGGCACCATCTCACCCACCACAGAGCCACCAGTCTGGACCGGGTACAGAACCTGAGGTGGGTTGTCGTTCTGGTCCTGGATCAGTATTCTAACCGTAGTCACCGAACTCAGAGGAGGAGACCCAGCATCTCGCGCTGTTACATTAAATTCAAACCATTTTAATTGCTCATAATCGAACGACCTCACTGCATGGATGGCACCAGTTTCCGAATTTATTGATACTAGAGACGACAATGCTACCCCATTAATCTCTTTTTCCTCCAGCAAGTAAGAAACTCGAGCGTTTTGGCCCCAGTCTGCATCATGGGCATTGAGAGTGAACACAGAAAATCCAGGAGAATTATTTTCTGGTATTGTGTTACTGTATTCTGATTTATCAAATGTTGGTGGGCTGTCATTCACGTCAGATACTTTAACATTGATGTTTTTAGTGCTAGACAGAGGCGGGGAGCCTCGGTCAGCGACAGTTATTGTGATGTTATATTCTGAGACACTTTCTCTGTCTAAGACATTCTCGGTTACTATGGAGTAATATCCGGTTAATGAAGACTCAATGTTGAAAGGTACGTCAGAGTTAATGGAGCAACTGACAATACCGTTAACATCAGAGTCTTCGTCATCTACATTAACAACAGCTATTGTCGTACCAGGGGGTGAATCCTCGGATATCGAGTTTGAAAATGACATAAGTTGTATTGTTGGCACGTTGTCATTTTCATCAATTATTTGAATAATAACTTTGCACGTGTCTGTATATCCCCCATGGTCACTTGCCTGCACATTTAACTGATACGTTTTAGATTTTTCAAAATCGAGTTTACCTGCAACTTTAATCTCTCCAGTTTTAACGTTGACTTCAAAAAGCTGTTTCGCTTCTCTTGCAACGTGCGCTATGGAATACGTCACTTCGCCATTTACTCCTTTATCTTCATCATTTGCACTAACAGCGGTTACCACCGTTCCTTCAGCAGAATTCTCATTGACATCCGCTTTATAAACAGGCTGGCTACAAACTGGCGCGTTATCGTTAGCGTCGAGTACAGTTATATGAATACGCACTGTTCCTGATCTACGTGGCTCGCCGCCATCTGCAGCTATAAGCACAAGTGTGTGCGTCTCCTCTTTCTCTCGGTCCAACGGGTTTTGTAAAATCATTTCGACAAACCTGCCTCCGTCAGGCTGGCTGTGAACTTCCAATTTGAAATTATCGGAGGGTTTGAGCGTGTATTTTTGAATGTCATTGATCCCAACATCGGAGTCGTCTGCACTCTCCAAAGAGAAACGAGTCCCTGTTGCAGCATTTTCAACTATTTTCAAATTGACTGTATCTTTCGGAAATATGGGGCTGTTGTCATTAATATCTGTAACCTCGACTGTTACACGATAAAGCTGGATTGGATTTTCTAAAATCAGCTCGAAACTAAAGCTACATGGCGTCGTCTTTCCACAAAGCTCTTCTCGGTTGATTCGCTCTTTGATGACGAGGGTGCCTTTGTCTCGATTTAAATCAACATAGTGTTGACTTCCTTTCGTAATAACTCGAGCTTTACCTGATACGAGTCTCGCCACATCCAAGCCTAAATCTTTAGCAATATTTCCAACAAAAGATCCTTCAGCCTGCTCCTCCGGTATTGAGTACCGAGCCTGTCCAGTCACCGAGCTCAGCTGGGAAAGACAAAGAATGACAACCACTGCCTGCCATCGGCCTCTGCAAGCGCTTTTCCACataaatgtcatcataaatCCAAAAGGTACAGACGCAGAGTAATTCCTTCAAGGAAAATTAAAGCTCAATAAATCCacaattgtgtttttctcagcAGATATACTCCACACTTTAAAGCACCACAGACGAGAGCGTCTTCATTCCAAGCAGTAAAACGACGACTGGAGTTAAAGGGGTGGATCACTGCACTGCAACCGTGGAGAGCTAACTCAGTGATGTATCAACAGCGGCGCTCAGAGCCCATGCACGGTAATGTATCTGGTCTGCATATTATTAGGTACAGTATGGATGTTTTATTACACTGGATCAATATATGAAACATATTctaatcaataaaataacacaaggtAGAAAATGAGGTTTTCGAATTTTATGATATCATATATTCTTTAAAATCTCAACTTGGATACTTGGGTGAAATATTTGCATGTTGAAAACAGGATAACATTCTGACAACTGGAAACGGGAtgcgaggtgtgtgtgtgtgggggctggGAAGGGTAGTAAATGAGGCAAATGTTCAAAACATCACAGTTGCTTACTGCGAATATTTAAATTCTGAATTTATGTTCGAAAGTACGACAAGAATATGAATAGCTTATCTtgtgcaacacaaaaaaagtttctgagagtGAAGCCAATGCCcattcagcaccatggacagcaacACCAAAAACCCCacgacaaatacaaatacacacattgctCTCAAAACAAAGACGAATtatgaatacaaaaacaaattaaaaaatatgacTTACCAAAGTTGACATTTGAGAGCAGTTGCCTAACagttgtttttctatctgtgggGTATCAATTCCAGCTCCTTCCACGCTCACCAAACTTTGACTCGTCGgctgaaaatatttcatgtcactCTTTCTGGAGTCAGTCGTCCTGCACACCTCGTAATTGTACACGTGCTGAAGAGTCCCTGTTCCACCCAACGTGTCTGAGTAACGTGGTGGATAATATGGAATCACAGGGAGATTGGAGTGATACAGGACACGAGACTGTCTCCATCTGTAGATTTTCACTGAGATAATAACCACTAAACacgtgatgaagaggaaggaaactaCAGCCAGAGCCAACACTAAGTAAAAAGTCAGGTTGTCATTGTACTCCTTGTCCTGTTTAAAGTCAGTGAACTCTGAGAGCACTTCAGAGAAGCTGTCCGCCACCGCCACGTTAACAATGACTGTAGCTGAACGAGAGGGCTGTCCGTTGTCCTCCACTATAACagtcagtttttgattgacaggatcTTTATCAGTCACTTGGCGGATAGTTCTTATTTCTCCATTCTGTAAGCCTACTTCAAACAGCGCCCTGTCTGTGGCTTTCTGGAGTTTATAGGAGAGCCAGGCATTCTGTCCAGAGTCCACATCAACAGCCACCACTTTAGAGACCAGATAGCCCACATCTGCTGAACGAGGCACCATCTCAcccaccactgagccaccagtCTGGACTGGGTACAGAACCTGTGGAGGGTTGTCGTTCTGGTCTTGGATCAGTATTTTCACAGTCACGTTActgctgagtggaggagaacctCCATCCTGAGCTTTGACGACGAAAACCAGATATTTAATTTGCTCATAATCAAACGAGCGAACTGCATGTATCACTccattttctgcatttacaGAAACATAACTAGAAACTAGAGAACCACCGATATTACCATCCTCAAGAATATAAGAAATGCGAGCGTTTTGGTTTTCATCAGGATCTTTAGCCACGAGCTTCAGAACAGAAACACCAGGAGAATTATTCTCTGCAATAAACGCATTGTAAACACCTTGTGTAAACACAGGAGCATTATCGTTCACATCAGATACCTTTAAATGAAAGGTTCTTTTTGTTGAAAGAGGAGGAATTCCTGCATCTGTCGCAACAACAGTGATGTTATAGTCTGAGACACTTTCACGATCTAATACAGTGTCTGTTACTAACGTGTAGTAATTTCTTACATTAGATTGTATTTTAAAAGGTGCGTTTCCTTCTATTCTACAAGTTACTTGTCCATTATCACCTGAATCGAGATCTTTTACatttatgatgcccagagtTGTTCCAGGAGGAGAATCCTCTGACACAGGACTAGTGAACGACGTGACACTTATCGTCGGGGCGTTATCATTCACATCACTTACTTCTATTATCACTTTAGCCTCATCTCTTAAACCCCCGTGATCTTTTGCATCGATTCTTAATTCGTACTTTTTGTCCCTTTCATAATCAATCAAATCCGTCACTGAAATTACTCCTGTTGTTTTATCTATTACAAACAAATTACCAAAACCACTCCTTGAATCCGAAAAATGATACGTTATTAGACTGTTTGACCCAAAATCAGCGTCACTAGCATTAACAGTTGTCACGTACGTACCTTTGGGTGAATTTTCCATGACAGTAGCTTTGTAAACAGACTGATTAAATACAGGTGCATTATCATTGGCATCAAGAACAGTAACATCTATATTTACTGTGCCAGATCGCTGAGGAGTTCCTCCATCTACTGCTATGAGCTTTAGAGTCAGGTGAggatttgtctctctgtctaatGGCTTCTGAAGCACCATCGCTGCGTATTTCTTTCCATCTGCATTAGAACTTTGTTTCAAAACGAAATTATCATTCTCGGTTAAAAAATATTCCCTGAGTCCATTAACACCTACATCTGGGTCCTCTGCACTCGAAAGTGAAAAACGAGAGCCAACATTTGCCGATTCGCTGATTTCAAAATTGATGCTATTGCTGTCAAATGTGGGTGAATGATCATTTATGTCTGTTACTTCAATTGtaatttgatgcagctccatagGGTTTtctaaaatcacctcaaagctgAAACTACACGGTGTTACGTCTCCACAAAGCTGCTCTCGGTCTATTCTCTCATTCACCACTAAAATCCCTTTGTCTGTCTTCAGCTCGGTGTACTGGATGTTTTCTCCGGTTATGATACGGGCCCGACCAGAACGAAGCCTTTTCGTATCCAAACCAAGATCCTGTGCAACATTACCGATGAGGGAGcctttcttcatctcctctgggATTGAATATCGGATGTGTCCGCTGACCATACTACTGAAATAAAAGAGGAGGACCAGAAGCTGCAATTGTCCGCAGCCAAAGCGCCATTTTACGCAGCGTATTCCAAATCCCATTgtagaagaaaacacaaaatatttactGAATTGTCGAAATAATCCAAGCAAAGACTGTGGAAAAACAAGTATTAAAACTATATCCACAGAAAGGTAGCATTGACTTCACTGTAAAGATGTCGGTTAGAGCGACTTTTCCCCTCCAATGTCAGCTTATATTATGTAGTGTGCCTCCACTTCTCTCATGAGCGACAGGGGAAAGGGAGGGGACTCTGTGTCGATGATTTAAATTGTGTTGGATTGACCAACAGCGTCCCTTACTGTTTAAAATCAGTAACACAGTGGTTACATCTGGAGAGCGGTATTCAAtttaagagtttaaaaaaaataaaatgaaacaaaatataaCACAACATAATTTCACACGGTCTTTCTCTGTTCTGCACGCaatttgtttcaaaataaactcaACTAccacttttaataaatgtggTACATTGACTAGAAGACatatgtcacaaaaacacaataatacaatGGTTCGGGAAaggcaaaaacaaatacactggGATAGTAGCGATTTGAGAATTTAGGGGTTTCATTGTTATTCTCAGAAAAACTAATCTGtgttaaatcaaatcaaaaacttACAGTACTAATCGCACATTGAGCTACTATGTAGATTAAACGTAACTCCAGAAACAAACAATCTGAGCAAAGACAAacgctgtccgtggtgctgaaaatGAGGCCATGA contains these protein-coding regions:
- the LOC122778034 gene encoding protocadherin beta-16-like translates to MAFQNSPTSLKWRLNCRSGMSFLFFLLCLSHIVFSQIRYTIPEELKRGSVIGNVAQDLGLDVYRLRSGRARIVTGQSIQYTELKTDKGILVVNERIDREQLCGDVTPCSFSFEVILENPMELHRITVEITDINDNSPTFRKDNIVFEISESATLGSRFLLASAGDADVGINGLQKYILSANDIFGLKQHSNPDGRKYAEMILQKSLDRESEPRISLKLIATDGGTPHRSGTVNIDIIVLDANDNPPVFNQSLYRAAVSEDSFKGTYITTLNASDADSGSNGLVTYRFSNMEEKLAKIFNLDEITGTVTLTGLVDYEKDKKYEIMIEAMDQGGLTDSSKVLIEIIDVNDNAPVINVMSFSSPVPEDSPPGTTVAIINVVDADSEQNGQVICTTDRSLPFRIKSTLTNYYALLTDAPFDREVVPEYNITVRAADSGSPPLSTTTILRLRISDVNDNAPLFEQTSYVARVAENNSPGLSIFSVKARDIDWNQNARISYSLEETQSSGNPTSSYVSINSDTGAIHAVRSFDYEQIKQLKLVVKAQDGGSPPLSSNVTVTILIEDQNDNPPQVLYPVQTGGSVVGEMVPRSADVGYLVSKVVAVDVDSGQNAWLSYKLQKVTDRALFEVGLQNGEIRTIRQVTDKDPVNQKLSVIVEDNGQPSRSATVIVNVAVADSFSEVLSEFTDFSQDKEYNDNLTFYLVLALAVVSFLFITCLVVIISVKIYRWRQSRVLYHSNLPVIPYYPPRYSDTLGGTGTLQHVYNYEVCRTTDSRKSDCKFGRAGSQNVLIMDPSSTGTMQRIQSEKSILDEPDSPLEWPNSLFNTGGDEERLPYR